The genomic DNA AGGCTTTAGGGGTTTCGCCTACAGCTTTTTTAAATGTTTTTGTAAAGTATGAATTATCATAAAAATTGAAGAAATGGGCAATTTCTTCGCTACTCATATCGGTATATACTAGATACCTTTTTATTTCTATGATCAACTTTTCATTGATCAGTTCACTTACGCTCTTGCCCATAGCCTTTTTGGTAATGCGGTTAAGGTTTTGGGGTGTCATATATAATTGAGCGGCATAATCTACCACACTTCTATTGTTTTTAAACTGTTTGTTTATTAAAGATTCTAAGGTCATCATATGCTGGGTGTCAACACTTATTTTACTTTCTTTTGATGCTCGGTAAAGTCTTGATAGTTTTACGAGGACTTGGGTGAGTTGAGCTTCAAGCATTTCATACTTTAAAAAATCATCATTCACATATTCTGTGTCCATTTCATTTATAAGTCGTTGAAACATCAGTAAATCTTCTTCTGATAATTCAATAAAAGGCTCACTTAAAAATCTATTGAAAATGGGTAAGGATTGTAACCATTGTTGTGCTCCATGTCTTAATATAAAGTCTGCTTGAAAGAGTACGCCAATACCTTCTGTAAACTCACCGTTAATGGCGAATACTTGCCCGGGACCTCCAAAATAAACCGTGTTTTTTTTGGGTTTGTAACTATTGAAATCAATATTTAGTTCACTATTGCTTTCCACAAAAAATGAGATACCGTAGTTAACGTTTCTAAACGGATTGCCACTTATTATGTATTCGGGCATATTTTCAGGCTTCAGTAAAATAAATTTCGGCTGTGTGCTACTCTTTTGATTTGCGTAATCAGCATACAGTTCCGGTATTCCAATTTGTGGTATATCTTCCATAAAAAATGGTATTTATTTATTTAAAACTACCATTTTATGAGCTAAATAGTGCTTTTTTATGGTATAATGTTCTAATAATACCATAATAGGATATTTAATTACCATTTTTGCGATTAGATGCTACGTTAACTTTGCGCCTCAAAATAGATAATTCTAATATGATGCGTAAATCTGAATTTGGTATGAAGAAAAAATACCTGTGGTATCTACCAAAAAGTCTTTCAATTGTTTTTTTGGTGCTATTAACTATAAGCTGTGGTAACGAGGAAAAACCCAAGGTGAATAAAACCATTAAGGTGGAGGTTATCAACGTTGGTCTCAATACCAATAATTCTCAAGGTAAAGTAGCTTATAATGGTACAATAGAAGCAGATGTAGCTATAAAGTCTAGCTTTCAAGTATCTGGTAATGTAGTACATGTTCCTGTATCTATTGGCGACTTTGTAAAGAAGAACCAATTGATTGCACAAATTGATGCTACTATTTACTCTAGTCAATATGAACAACAACTTGCCCAGGTGCGTTTGGCAAAGGAAAATTACGAGCGTATCAATAATGTCTTCCAGAAAGGAAGTATTGCAGAGATAAGAATGTTAGAAGCTAGATCACAATATGAACAGGCACAGGCAGCTGCAAAAATGACCTATGAAAATGTACGCCATGCAAAACTTTATGCCTCAATGGACGGGTATGTAAGTGACAAAATGATGGATGTTGGAGATTTGGCGCAACCTGGTCAACCGGTAGTGGAGATCGTGAATATCAATGCTGTAAAAGCTGTA from Maribacter dokdonensis DSW-8 includes the following:
- a CDS encoding efflux RND transporter periplasmic adaptor subunit — translated: MKKKYLWYLPKSLSIVFLVLLTISCGNEEKPKVNKTIKVEVINVGLNTNNSQGKVAYNGTIEADVAIKSSFQVSGNVVHVPVSIGDFVKKNQLIAQIDATIYSSQYEQQLAQVRLAKENYERINNVFQKGSIAEIRMLEARSQYEQAQAAAKMTYENVRHAKLYASMDGYVSDKMMDVGDLAQPGQPVVEIVNINAVKAVFPIPDGEINSITNGDSANVSLPTLDKSVIGIVDEVSIQSNQGSPVYTAYVKLNNPDKQIKPGMTCNVRLQDKVDQNKNVKEVIVIPSESIAVTEDGKQYVYIVDNGIAERKYIETGELYDSGIVVKKGLAKGDHLIISGYHKLTQSTPVEIVNDAK
- a CDS encoding AraC family transcriptional regulator; amino-acid sequence: MEDIPQIGIPELYADYANQKSSTQPKFILLKPENMPEYIISGNPFRNVNYGISFFVESNSELNIDFNSYKPKKNTVYFGGPGQVFAINGEFTEGIGVLFQADFILRHGAQQWLQSLPIFNRFLSEPFIELSEEDLLMFQRLINEMDTEYVNDDFLKYEMLEAQLTQVLVKLSRLYRASKESKISVDTQHMMTLESLINKQFKNNRSVVDYAAQLYMTPQNLNRITKKAMGKSVSELINEKLIIEIKRYLVYTDMSSEEIAHFFNFYDNSYFTKTFKKAVGETPKAFRKRQKELFFPTK